A stretch of DNA from Lycium ferocissimum isolate CSIRO_LF1 chromosome 4, AGI_CSIRO_Lferr_CH_V1, whole genome shotgun sequence:
cgactaagattattTCATGTaacacaatataaaatcaacaagataaatagaTAAGTCAACTTACGCCCTCAAGACTCCTGTCCTAGATAATTACACCAATACGATCTCACCTCTCTACCCCAATTATTTCGCTTTTCTTATTTCTACAGTAATACCAGTTATCCGACTAGTCAAGTGAAGTCCTATTTCGTACTTCCTTAGGGGCCCAATAATAAGTCTTATCTCTTTGGTACGCTAACTTCTACTTCTTGAATTTTAGCCTTAGAGCTTTCTATCTGGTTCGCTCACTAGGGTATGACGCATCCACGGAACACATTTATCACACCTCCATCAACACTGGAACTCTCTAAATCCATCAGACTAAATTCAGAACTCGGAAACCTAACAATTCATTCCTAAACAAACACCTTCATGAATGATCTGAAACCCTCCGAAAGTACCACTTAATTATTGGAGATGCACAGAGTAATGTAATAGAATGACAGCATGTAATATGAGGACATAAAgttatgcaatgcaatacaatgcaatgacCAAATtcacactgtacacacatgctaactggtGTCATTGCCCAGAAGTCATGACccgcaggggacccatggtgtccatgtaccactcgtttcggattcactcctcggacTCGAGCCACATTCAAGGcctcatcctcaccccctgtcaaatgtgccttttcatatatgtaAATATGTTTACCTTTATATCGCTTCCAATGCTCAATTATCAAGTAGTGCCTCCTATCCATCCCAACTCGGCCATAAGACCGAATATCACAACTGATGCTGAATATCACAACTGATGCTTACTCAGACTTTCTGTTCCATGCATTATCCCATAACCACATGCAATATATGTAACGATGCTAATGAATGAGAACAATGTCATGAAATATGCCCTTGACGGGTGTAGCACTATTAAGCCTTCGTTTCAACTCACCCAATACAACCATTTTATTTACACGAATGGACAACCATACTGAATATTACAAATTTACTTGACAATCAATGCGGAAATTAAATATCCACGGGAATAATTACTCTAAACTATGGGATAGCCCTTTTTAACAATGACAAATAATCACTTCCTATCTGTAACAcataaacatcaacaattgtTGAACTTAGTACCCAATTATATACTCGTTGTTACCCTAGTTACTATATACACATAAACTTCCATTAAATTATGAACATATCCATCCaactccgtgtccgaagaccAAATCATGCaatctcccgtcaattctatacgtatatacaattcactaatcaaagtctaactcaagtaaaccgtaacctacctcgataaCGAACAACTATTCGAATTTCCATGAAATACTCATCCTCCTAGCCCTTATCCGAATCACGAGATGATAGTTGAAGGGGAAGACGTGAAGAATGTTGGAGAAGCCTCTTTTTCTTGGTATCAAGGGTTTTTTTCTTCATGTGAAACCTAATATCAGCCATAGcgggtcttttattaaaaaggagggtgaaatataaaactaagtaCGGAAAAACGCGCATTCTGGCCCATGACGTTCACTGCGGTGGATGTGAGTCTCGCTACAACGGTACCGCTACGGCGGCACGATCAATTCGACTCAAGGTCCGGCGCTAATAGAAGTTGCTTACTTTCCTAGTAAATAAGGAGGATGAGTCGAAAGCCACTTGACTTTAAGGAGGACGTCGATTACGCTATACGGTACCGCCGCGCGCGCTCTACCGACGTGGCGACCAACTTCTCGCCGGCCCACAATTTTAACTTCGAAACTGATTTTTTCCACTATTATTCATTTAAAATCCCCATAGGGCTTACCATTTAAGATTGTAGGCCTAGATTGAGCGCGGGTTCGcgaagtattaaataacgactgagcgggtcgttacactagATTTGGATCGGATGTTGTAGATGATATCATCTCTTTTGCAAACTTCATCATTTCTTCGAGAAACTCGTGAAAATATTTGTGAATCGTTTGCGAAGAATGTTGGAATATCCTCTTGATAACCACAAAACGCTCGTCATGCCCTATAATGGATAAAAATATTGCTATCTTTTCTTCTACAGGTACATACTTACTATAGGTGAGCCATCCATTATGTCTAAAATATTGGCACAACCGCACATATGCATCACGAGACATGCGCATCAACTCTAAATACTATCGACTAGAGCCAGAAAATAATTCCAATATGTAATTCTAACCAGATAAAGATGATGTCAAATCTTTATTGCTTTGAACATTCTTGAGTCTAAGACATTTTCTACGCCAATACAAGCTCATCAATATTTGATCTTCAAAGGACCATGCCTAAACTATTTTAACCTAGAAAATGTACAATACGCGATAATAAGCATAGCATGTTATATATTTGGTCCACATAAAAGTTACATAACCACAACTTATCCATATTTATCAAGCATATCCAAACAAAgcatttaatatatatatatatatatatatatatatatatatatatatatatatcactaacAAAATGGGTCTAGCATAATATAATATCGAAAATGTTCAATAAGGATAATAGATACTAgtagaaaaataataaagaaggTTTCACATTATCAACACCTAATGCATATTCTAGTTAATTAGCAAAACTAAAgaagtcccttttttttttttcccatgacCTTAACCCAATTCTCTAACTTGTCAACCTCTAGTTTCATCCATGCTCTCCTGTAGCTCTCACTTTCACAAATTATAGTAAGAGTCGTATTATAATGGATCTTTCCACAAGTCCTTGTAATTTGTCCATGCATTCTTCGACGTCGAGTCCACTActttttttaatcaataactcCAATGCAATACTCATCTTCTCATCAATTTCCAATTCAGACGATgataattttctcttctttcccgAAGCTTTCCTTTCAACCGAGACTGAAGATTGGGATGGAGAATCTTTAGGAGCTTCATTATTTTTGTCACCAAATAGATCTTCGGCTCCATCAAGTGTATCTATATCTATAGGAGTAGACACAGAAGAGACGCCAGGTTGCCGATAGGTACAACTTGGACTCCAACTATGAATTCTTGTTGCAGTAGAACCCTCAAAAAGTTTTGTGTACAAGTTTGGAAAGGGTAGTGGTGAATTCCTCAATGTCTTTGCTTTTGGATGAGCCTATATCCAAATATAAGATATCATACTTTTAATTAAACCTTCTTCTTTAcgaaaaatgaagaaacaatTATCAAATAATAGACTAACCTTTATGTACTCATCCCACTCACTATTAGACATCTGAAAGGTATGGATTGCTGGATCATAAATATTGTCAGTCCCTTTAGTTAGCGGCAACCAAGCttgattcttttcttttagaTAATCATAAtaattcttcatcttctttggGGAACGCTAAAACAATGAGAAGTCTCCAGAGCTAGTTTAACCTTGTTCCATGAGTCTGGCTTCAAACTACTTCTAAGTCTCCCGTTTAAGGACACTTCTTGAATTCAATTTTCTAAAAACGTCTTTACTACATCCATATCCTTCCAACTCACTCTTGAATTTTCACTAGACTGTTCCATAGCTGAAacattgaaaaataataaatatagacAATATTCAAGATTGAACTCTTTTTCCGTTTTTAGAAACTAACTGAATCAatgtttcatcattttcttaTACCATAAACCAACTTATACACTATGTGCTCATGACTACTCCTTTATATTAGTTTAATACCAAACCAAACAGGAATATAGAACAGAGAAGACACATGCACAAAGATCAATCACCACTGTAGCAAGACTTCACACACATAAATACGCAAAGACAACGGTGGTGACTGCTTAACATAATCAGTCGCCAATATAGCTGGACTTCTCACACACACAAAGACAAAAGAGAAGACAACATATAACAATTGTCTCATTTATAACAAGGATATAGAGTCCGAATTCTCAAAGATAGGAACTTTTTGTAAAAAAACAAATAGATAACTTTGTTAAGTTGAACTACTCCAAAAACTAAGAGTCAggcaacaaaaaaagaaaagatcacTGTCATTTACCTCATCCCCTCATTTATTTTCCACACAAATTGTGTGCTGGGTCTCCTTCTTGAGGCATGCCCATATCTAGAGAGTCTGCAATAAACTTATATGTGCTAGGTTGGGGATGGGCCATAGGGTTATGCTTTTTATTAATGGTTGAGTTGGATGTGCATACGCTATAAAACCTCGAGGATGGAGGAAAGGAGGTGCGAAGGTCCTAACCTACTTGTCGATGTCACCTACAAGACAAGTTATAAGTTATTTGCAAGAAACGTTAAACGGTATCAACTGAATCATTTAAAAACTACGACGTATCTGTTTAGATATGccatatatttatttatctcTGTTTGTAAGTTTCCTTGTTGTCAGCCTTCCACCACCCTAAAAGTTTAGATTAAACTTTGTTATTTCCCCCCTGACATGCTTAATTCCTTATAAGCAACTTGcaaattttaaatgttttgATCGGATTGATTAATAATGAGAAATAGAATGCACTCTTATATATTATTCTGcataaaaatttgaatttactTATGCTTTAATTAATACATGAACAGTTACTGTGGTCCATGAAATGTTAATATCATCATAAGTATTTGCTAGAATTTTTGTGATCTTCTGCTGTCACAAGTTATTAGCAGTGAGCATTTACATTATTTTACTCTTTCAAGTGTAGAGTTGATTTGGAGTTCCCAAAAATAGAAGTAAGATTTCAGCATTTGACAGTTGAAGCTTATGTGAATCGTCGAGCACTGCCaactatttcaaaattttttttgaaattatgggAATAAGAAAGGGGAGCCTTGGAGCAACGGTAAAGTTGTCTCCATatgacctataggtcacgggTTCGCACAGTGGACGCAgccactaaattttttttttttttttggtcaaatccCTCAAAATTTTGTTGATGTGTGACATGAAGCATTTCAAGTTTTCAACTGTACCAATAAAAACTCAATCAGATATAAAAgacacttttatttacttatcttAGTTCTGCAACAAGAAAGATTTTTCAAGACTGTTATACTTTCGCGATGAAAGAGATCGAAAGGACAAGTGGTTTTGCTCATGTATAACTTTCTGTGTATGCATTAATTTGTCAACTAGTTTGCCAAGGTGCTCGTGCATGGTATACAGTGTGACAAAAGATATGCCAGAAGAACTTCAACTTTATTTCACACGAACGCCTAAAAGACCGTATCAGTGAAGAATGCATTCCTTTGGAATTTTTGCCAACTCGCCAAAAGGTCAGCTGGGATGTTACCCtccttgaaaatatggaggaatTGAAATTGGCCTCTAGACCTGATAGAATATATAAGTCCACCAAATAGTATAGAGAACCAGGTTCTCTATATGATCTCTTAAGTCAGACAGAAAGTAAATAACAaaagatatttacgtggaaacctCCTTGCTCAAGGAATAAAATCATGACCCACTGCAGTAGGATTTTGCTCAAACTTCACTATAAATGAGCAAACTTCATATTACAAActattgcaacctaggaattaaactcttaatcccccccccccccccccccgcaacaataactctattgcaagacCATTACAATAACTTTATTGCAAACACACATCTTAACTAACTCTAGTCAAGGGAACAACTCAGAATAGTTGAGAAACTGTCCTACTATGACACTTCTTGAAAGCAGTGTAGGAATACAAGATAAAAACAAAAgacaaagactcaacaaaccTAAAGACTTAAGACATCTTCAATGATTGAGAACTGGTCCTTCTGTTTGTTgcagctttgttcttgagagcactTTGAGAGGCCGTTGTTTGCACTTGAGATATGAGATTATCTTCAGATTTGCAAGTGTTAGGTTTTCACTTGtaacatgttgtttatataggTGGAGCAAGTGGGTTGATATGAAAGTgacatttcattttgttttggCCACTAGCAAATGTTgtctttcttgccaagatattgCCCGGTCGGTATAGTGGCGACGACTTTTACAATTGTAGAGTTGACGTGCAATGTCTAGAACTTGATCTTATTTGATTCCTCTAAATCTGGTTCCTCAAATTAGTTTGTCAAATCACCAAAACTTatcaattttccccttttttatgatgacaaactAATAATTGATATTCCCCTTGAGAACTAGATTCCTAACTTGTTCCCCACGAGAATCGACCATCTTTC
This window harbors:
- the LOC132054252 gene encoding uncharacterized protein LOC132054252 — encoded protein: MEQSSENSRRSPKKMKNYYDYLKEKNQAWLPLTKGTDNIYDPAIHTFQMSNSEWDEYIKAHPKAKTLRNSPLPFPNLYTKLFEGSTATRIHSWSPSCTYRQPGVSSVSTPIDIDTLDGAEDLFGDKNNEAPKDSPSQSSVSVERKASGKKRKLSSSELEIDEKMSIALELLIKKSSGLDVEECMDKLQGLVERSIIIRLLL